The Paramicrobacterium fandaimingii DNA segment TGACGCTTGCGTATGTGGCGTTCCAGTCGACGTCCGTCGTGTTGAAGCGCCAGCGGGCGGCAACGTCAGTGGCGAGAATGCGGTCTGTCGCCTCGGGCAGCGTCGTGTACTTATCTTTCTCGTACCCGACGAATTCGCTCCCCGTCGACTTCAGCACGGTGAGGCTGTGCAGCCCGCCGATGACGGTGCGCCTGTCGCCGTCACCGACGACAACGGCCGTGCGGGTCTCTGTGCCGTTGCGCACGAACGAGTGATCGTGTTCCTCGCCGTCGACGAGAATACGGTCCCACGTGTACTGCTCGGCTTCCCAGCGGCCGCCGTCGACCCAGTCCCAGCCGCTCGTGAAGTGATCGGCCAGCCCGAGCAGAAAGTCCTCGGGCGACGCGATTCCCTTCTTGGCGAAGGCGAATACCGTGTTCTTCTGGGTGTCGGTCGGCAGGCAGTGCGCGTTGTCGCCGGTCACGTGCACTTCTTCGAAGTTTCCACGCAATTGGCTTGTCACGTTCAGATCGGCGATCTCATGGCGGTCGGTCTCGCGTTTGACGCGCACCACCCGCACCTCGGCCTTGCCGTACTGGTTCTTGCCGAGAATGACGTTGCTCATGTCAGCTCCCTCGATATGTTGAATAGGCGAACGGACTGAGCAGAAGCGGCACGTGG contains these protein-coding regions:
- the pucL gene encoding factor-independent urate hydroxylase, with amino-acid sequence MSNVILGKNQYGKAEVRVVRVKRETDRHEIADLNVTSQLRGNFEEVHVTGDNAHCLPTDTQKNTVFAFAKKGIASPEDFLLGLADHFTSGWDWVDGGRWEAEQYTWDRILVDGEEHDHSFVRNGTETRTAVVVGDGDRRTVIGGLHSLTVLKSTGSEFVGYEKDKYTTLPEATDRILATDVAARWRFNTTDVDWNATYASVKALLLEGFAEKHSTALQQTLFQMGEKVLNAHPEIDELKFSMPNKHHFVVDLSPFGLENPNEVFFAADRPYGLIEATVHREGAQLDEKAWDGIAGFC